The following are from one region of the Streptomyces decoyicus genome:
- a CDS encoding FAD:protein FMN transferase, translating into MTEPGTVRHAEHAMGTVFSFDIRDTPTRAVTRALADAVAWLHRVDEVFSTYRAGSQISRLGRGELTEQQCDPEVAEVLELCRAAARSSNGWFSATPGGCLDPSAVVKGWAVERASQLLYDAGARHHSVNGGGDIQTRGEAAPGRPWRIGVAHPLCPGDLTTVVTGRDLAVATSGTAERGPHILDPHTGRPATDLASITLVGRHLTEVDTLATAAFAMGDASREWLRSMDGIEAFAVTADAQAWWTPGFAAYGRCPAGR; encoded by the coding sequence ATGACTGAGCCCGGCACGGTGCGCCATGCCGAGCACGCCATGGGCACCGTGTTCTCCTTCGACATCCGCGACACACCGACCCGCGCGGTCACCCGGGCACTGGCCGACGCCGTGGCCTGGCTGCACCGAGTGGACGAGGTCTTCTCGACCTACCGCGCCGGCAGCCAGATCAGCCGCCTGGGCCGGGGCGAGCTGACGGAGCAACAGTGCGACCCCGAGGTGGCAGAGGTCCTTGAGCTGTGCCGGGCCGCCGCGCGCTCCAGCAACGGCTGGTTCTCCGCCACCCCCGGTGGCTGCCTCGACCCGTCGGCCGTGGTCAAGGGCTGGGCGGTCGAGCGTGCCTCGCAGCTGCTGTACGACGCGGGCGCCCGTCATCACAGCGTCAACGGCGGCGGCGACATCCAGACCCGGGGCGAGGCCGCGCCCGGCCGGCCCTGGCGGATAGGCGTCGCCCACCCGCTGTGTCCCGGTGACCTCACCACTGTCGTCACCGGCCGGGACCTGGCCGTCGCGACGTCCGGCACCGCCGAGCGCGGCCCGCACATCCTCGACCCGCACACCGGCCGGCCGGCCACGGATCTTGCGTCGATCACGCTGGTCGGCCGCCACCTCACCGAGGTGGACACGCTCGCCACGGCCGCCTTCGCCATGGGCGACGCCTCTCGTGAGTGGCTGCGGTCGATGGACGGGATCGAGGCCTTCGCGGTCACCGCGGACGCACAGGCGTGGTGGACACCCGGCTTCGCCGCGTACGGGCGGTGTCCAGCAGGACGATGA
- a CDS encoding FMN-binding protein, producing the protein MKRAVATTTATVAGLFLMLALKPHQAPTAAAAPPAGPAPSASPSGAPSPRERDGTSGTFTGDTIDTARGPVQVRVTLIKGRLTTIAVLKGQHDEGASADAVPRLTQKALAAQSAKIDAVSGATFTSQGYISSLQSALDRAHD; encoded by the coding sequence ATGAAGCGAGCCGTTGCCACAACCACCGCCACCGTCGCAGGTCTCTTCCTGATGCTGGCCCTGAAGCCGCACCAGGCTCCGACGGCCGCAGCCGCCCCGCCGGCCGGGCCCGCACCCAGCGCGTCACCGAGCGGCGCCCCGTCACCCCGAGAACGCGACGGGACGTCGGGGACCTTCACCGGCGACACCATCGACACCGCGCGCGGCCCGGTACAGGTGCGGGTCACCCTGATCAAGGGCAGGCTCACCACGATCGCCGTGCTCAAGGGCCAGCACGACGAGGGCGCCAGCGCCGACGCCGTACCCCGGCTCACGCAAAAGGCGCTGGCCGCGCAGAGCGCGAAGATCGACGCCGTGTCCGGTGCGACGTTCACCAGTCAGGGCTATATCTCCTCGCTGCAGAGCGCACTGGATCGTGCCCATGACTGA
- a CDS encoding CBS domain-containing protein, with amino-acid sequence MPVARDIMTPGAECIGSEDSVLDAACKLTDMGVGALPICGTDDKLKGVLTDRDITVKVLGKGRDPQQTKAGELAQGEAVTIGADDDADEIFATMTRHKVRRLPVIDGHRLVGMVALADVARALPDPQIGELLEALSSD; translated from the coding sequence ATGCCTGTGGCACGCGACATCATGACCCCCGGCGCGGAGTGCATCGGGTCCGAGGACAGCGTCCTGGACGCCGCCTGCAAGCTCACCGACATGGGAGTGGGCGCCCTGCCGATCTGCGGCACGGACGACAAGCTCAAGGGTGTGCTGACCGACCGGGACATCACCGTCAAGGTGCTGGGCAAGGGCCGCGACCCGCAGCAGACCAAGGCCGGCGAACTTGCCCAGGGCGAAGCGGTCACCATCGGCGCAGACGACGACGCGGACGAGATCTTCGCGACCATGACCCGCCACAAGGTCCGGCGCCTGCCGGTCATCGACGGCCACCGCCTGGTCGGCATGGTGGCCCTGGCTGACGTCGCCCGCGCTCTGCCCGACCCCCAGATCGGCGAGCTCCTCGAAGCCCTCTCTAGCGATTGA
- a CDS encoding type 1 glutamine amidotransferase domain-containing protein: MQIAFLVAPEGVEQVELTEPWQAVLNSGDVPHLVSTRSGRIQAFNHLDKADTFRVDCAVDAADVTDYGGLVLPGGVANPDALRMNKDAVAFVKRFFEWGRPVAAICHAPWTLVEADVVRGRTLTSWPSLQTDIRNAGGTWVDEQVKVCTAGDNTLITSRKPADLNAFCATFVSEFAQAGRTA; this comes from the coding sequence ATGCAGATTGCCTTCCTGGTAGCGCCCGAGGGCGTGGAACAGGTCGAACTGACTGAACCCTGGCAAGCGGTTCTGAACTCGGGTGATGTCCCACATCTGGTCTCCACCCGCAGCGGGCGGATCCAGGCGTTCAACCACCTGGATAAGGCGGACACCTTCCGGGTGGACTGCGCGGTGGACGCGGCCGATGTGACGGACTATGGCGGCTTGGTCCTACCCGGCGGCGTCGCCAACCCTGATGCCCTGCGCATGAACAAGGATGCCGTCGCTTTCGTGAAGCGCTTCTTCGAGTGGGGTAGGCCTGTGGCGGCCATCTGTCACGCGCCGTGGACGCTGGTCGAGGCTGACGTCGTACGGGGACGCACACTCACCTCTTGGCCCAGCCTGCAGACCGACATTCGCAATGCCGGAGGCACTTGGGTGGACGAGCAGGTGAAGGTGTGCACGGCGGGCGACAACACGCTGATCACCAGTCGGAAACCAGCGGATCTCAATGCCTTCTGCGCCACGTTCGTCTCGGAATTTGCCCAGGCGGGAAGGACAGCCTGA
- a CDS encoding response regulator transcription factor, whose translation MDTPDASSAPPGLHRPDGTPVRVLVVDDEPDLAGILSDVLRSEGWEVRVAGTGEDALSTGHDFRPDAVVLDVMLPDIDGLQVLRGLRAQAPGVCVLFLTARDAVEDRIAGITAGGDDYVTKPFSLEEVLARLRGLLRRAGMTRSTDTTKLLAFGDLVMDEDAREVSRGGQVVELTPTEFELLRFLLRNPRRVLSKAQILDRVWSYDFGGQAHVVELYISYLRKKIDAGRSPLIHTVRGVGYVLKSDPR comes from the coding sequence ATGGACACGCCCGACGCCTCCTCCGCCCCGCCCGGTCTGCACCGTCCCGACGGCACGCCGGTGCGGGTGCTCGTCGTCGACGACGAACCCGACCTGGCCGGAATCCTCTCCGACGTACTGCGCTCCGAGGGCTGGGAGGTCCGCGTCGCAGGCACCGGTGAGGACGCGCTCAGCACCGGCCATGACTTTCGGCCCGATGCGGTGGTGCTGGATGTGATGCTCCCCGACATCGACGGGCTCCAGGTCCTGCGGGGGCTGCGTGCCCAGGCGCCGGGGGTGTGCGTGCTGTTCCTGACGGCCCGCGACGCCGTGGAGGACCGCATCGCCGGCATCACCGCGGGCGGCGACGACTACGTCACCAAGCCGTTCAGCCTGGAAGAGGTGCTGGCCCGGCTGCGCGGGCTGCTGCGCCGGGCCGGCATGACCCGGTCCACGGACACCACGAAGCTGCTGGCCTTCGGCGACCTCGTGATGGACGAGGACGCCCGTGAGGTGTCTCGCGGCGGACAGGTGGTGGAGCTGACGCCGACCGAGTTCGAGCTGCTGCGCTTTCTGCTGCGCAACCCTCGGCGTGTGCTCAGCAAGGCCCAGATCCTCGACCGGGTGTGGAGCTACGACTTCGGCGGCCAGGCGCATGTGGTCGAGCTCTACATCAGTTACCTGCGCAAGAAGATCGACGCCGGGCGTTCCCCGTTGATCCACACGGTGCGCGGGGTCGGCTACGTACTCAAGTCGGACCCGCGATGA
- a CDS encoding dienelactone hydrolase family protein — translation MHFTSEQRLDDGVLEREFTLGEIPGILWKPASASASAPAPLLLLGHPPLGLHKMYPRLVARARHSAAEGFATATIELPGSGDRPRWPAAEQARADLRRAMETGEPVSGEIVDALILPLVDKAVPEWQAALDALLSLPEIGGPVGYSGGVISIGIRLAVVEPRISAAVLFAGSLVPRALFEEARQVTIPLHVLLQWDDEGNDRQAALDLFDAFSSKEKSLHAHLGGHTGVPQFAGDAAAQFFTRHLK, via the coding sequence ATGCATTTCACTTCCGAGCAGCGCCTCGACGACGGCGTCCTCGAACGCGAATTCACCCTCGGTGAGATCCCCGGCATCCTGTGGAAGCCCGCATCGGCATCGGCATCCGCACCAGCGCCGCTGCTCCTGCTCGGCCACCCTCCCCTCGGGCTGCACAAGATGTACCCCCGACTGGTGGCCCGGGCCCGGCACTCCGCGGCGGAGGGCTTCGCCACGGCCACCATCGAGCTCCCAGGAAGCGGCGACCGGCCCCGTTGGCCCGCCGCCGAGCAGGCCCGCGCCGACCTGCGCCGGGCGATGGAGACCGGCGAGCCGGTCAGCGGCGAGATCGTCGACGCCCTCATCCTCCCGCTGGTCGACAAGGCGGTCCCGGAATGGCAGGCCGCCCTGGACGCCCTCCTTTCGCTGCCCGAGATCGGCGGCCCGGTCGGGTACTCGGGGGGAGTGATCTCCATCGGCATCCGGCTGGCGGTGGTCGAGCCTCGCATTTCGGCCGCCGTTCTGTTCGCCGGGAGTCTCGTTCCTCGCGCCCTGTTCGAGGAGGCCCGTCAGGTCACCATTCCACTGCACGTCCTGCTCCAGTGGGACGACGAAGGAAACGACCGGCAGGCGGCCCTGGACCTGTTCGATGCCTTCAGCTCCAAGGAGAAGTCCCTGCACGCCCATCTCGGCGGGCACACCGGCGTCCCGCAGTTCGCGGGGGACGCCGCAGCCCAGTTCTTCACCCGACATCTGAAGTGA
- a CDS encoding ferredoxin reductase family protein, whose protein sequence is MTAVPHTRTGRYVPRHAPPSARRVPPEGFLVVVYGGAVAVLALWWRHTPSVVGLDGWLTGAGRITGLLAGYACAVLLALMARVPVLDRVVGTDRLARWHATGGRYTVFLALAHTALIIWGSSITARTNVFDQTTTLVFQYQDVLWGTVGLLLLVGVGVVSARAARRRMSYETWHYLHFCTYLAVFLAFFHQLSNGEDFVADRPAQLAWYTLYLGVAALLLWNRFLTPLRRALRHRLRVAAVHPEAPGVVSVYLTGKRLEELGAQPGQFFRWRFLAPGQWWTANPFSLSAPAGSSELRITVKEAGGHSRAVARLRPGTRVWAEGPYGAFTAARRSSPKVLLLAGGVGITPLRPLFETLPGEVILVYFARRAEDLALRNELEDIAAARGAQVHYALGEGAGNSLPLTADALCDLIPDLVSHDVYLCGPPGMTEAAKSALRGAGVPRRRIHHESFAF, encoded by the coding sequence ATGACCGCTGTCCCGCACACCCGCACCGGCAGGTACGTTCCGCGACACGCGCCACCGTCAGCCCGGCGCGTTCCGCCGGAAGGTTTCCTGGTGGTGGTCTACGGCGGTGCCGTCGCCGTGCTCGCCCTGTGGTGGCGCCACACACCGTCGGTCGTCGGCCTCGACGGCTGGTTGACCGGCGCGGGCCGGATCACCGGGCTGCTCGCGGGCTATGCCTGCGCGGTCCTGCTCGCCCTGATGGCGCGGGTGCCGGTGCTGGACCGGGTGGTGGGCACCGACCGTCTCGCCCGCTGGCATGCGACGGGCGGTCGGTACACCGTGTTCCTCGCCCTCGCCCACACCGCGCTGATCATCTGGGGCTCCTCGATCACCGCGCGAACCAACGTGTTCGACCAGACGACGACCCTGGTTTTCCAGTACCAGGACGTGCTGTGGGGCACGGTCGGCCTGCTGCTGCTCGTCGGTGTGGGGGTGGTGTCCGCCCGCGCCGCACGCCGCCGCATGAGCTATGAGACCTGGCACTATCTGCACTTCTGCACCTATCTCGCGGTGTTCCTGGCCTTCTTCCACCAACTGTCGAACGGCGAGGACTTCGTGGCCGACCGGCCGGCCCAACTCGCCTGGTACACGCTGTACCTCGGGGTGGCGGCGCTGCTGCTGTGGAACCGCTTTCTCACCCCTCTGCGGCGGGCGCTGCGGCACCGGCTGCGGGTCGCCGCGGTCCACCCGGAGGCTCCCGGGGTCGTCTCGGTCTACCTCACGGGAAAGCGGCTGGAAGAACTGGGGGCGCAGCCCGGCCAGTTCTTCCGCTGGCGCTTTCTCGCACCCGGCCAGTGGTGGACCGCCAACCCGTTCTCGCTCTCCGCGCCGGCCGGCTCGAGCGAACTGCGGATCACCGTGAAGGAGGCCGGCGGCCACAGCCGGGCGGTGGCCCGGCTCCGGCCCGGCACGCGGGTATGGGCGGAAGGACCCTACGGAGCCTTCACGGCCGCCCGCCGCAGCAGTCCGAAGGTGCTGCTGCTCGCCGGCGGCGTCGGCATCACCCCGCTGCGGCCGCTGTTCGAGACCCTGCCCGGCGAGGTGATCCTGGTGTACTTCGCCCGGCGTGCTGAGGACCTCGCGCTGCGCAACGAGCTGGAGGACATAGCTGCCGCCCGAGGCGCGCAGGTGCACTACGCACTCGGCGAAGGGGCCGGGAACTCCCTGCCGCTGACGGCGGACGCATTGTGCGACCTGATCCCCGACCTGGTCTCCCATGACGTCTACCTGTGCGGGCCGCCGGGGATGACCGAGGCCGCCAAAAGCGCCCTGCGCGGCGCCGGAGTACCGCGCCGCCGCATCCACCACGAGTCGTTCGCGTTCTGA
- a CDS encoding GNAT family N-acetyltransferase — protein sequence MIQIRTASSDDVALLATLNHIVHDLHNRHRPDLFLDSPERVAVEAFFRAQIADPSVTVLLADGTEGKALGYALARVKSRPGSALEHSDVIVSLDQIAVVPDAARSGVGAALLEAVREVGRSAGCRRLVTDVWYFNEGARAFYQAAGFSPMNVRLDQQL from the coding sequence GTGATCCAGATTCGCACGGCTTCTTCAGACGATGTCGCTCTGCTCGCAACCCTCAACCACATCGTTCATGACCTGCACAATCGACACCGCCCCGATCTCTTCCTCGACTCCCCCGAGCGGGTTGCCGTCGAAGCCTTCTTCCGAGCTCAGATAGCCGATCCATCAGTCACCGTGCTCCTCGCTGACGGGACGGAAGGCAAAGCCCTCGGATACGCGCTCGCCCGAGTCAAAAGCCGGCCCGGCAGTGCTCTGGAGCACTCAGACGTCATCGTGTCTCTGGATCAAATCGCCGTAGTCCCCGATGCTGCTCGTAGTGGTGTGGGCGCGGCACTGCTCGAAGCCGTACGTGAGGTGGGACGCTCGGCAGGCTGCCGACGCCTCGTCACGGACGTCTGGTACTTCAATGAAGGTGCTCGTGCGTTCTACCAAGCCGCAGGCTTCAGCCCAATGAACGTGCGGCTGGACCAGCAGCTCTGA
- a CDS encoding sensor histidine kinase: MKLPALPALRSLRARLTLGLVALLALSCLAVGVATTAALEGFLVRRLDQQLTAIGGHFPASLDPAGASGGNNGGPDTRGQAAGTFGACVLGGSVTRAAVVGERTETPVPLTAADRRVLAQVPADARGRSIRLSTLAEYRVMGVRGPAGDVLITGLPLQPVADTVSRLELVEAVVFGAALLVTGIAGAVWVRLSLRPLRRVAATASRVAQLPLAGGEVAMPPRVPDADPRTEVGRVGGAFNRMLQHVEESLARRLASEQRLRRFAADASHELRTPVASIRGHAELALRSREPVPDAVRRALGRVRCESVRMGELVDDLLLLARLDAGRPLATEPVDLTRLVLDAVSDAHAAGPENRWVLQLPEEPVVLRGDQRGLQQVLTNLLANARTHTPPGTRVTVGLTEWDHEVEILVQDDGPGVPEKLQSEVFDRFVRTDNGRSRSAGGTGLGLAITQAVATAHGGRVALTSRPGYTAFQVWLPRVEEP; the protein is encoded by the coding sequence ATGAAACTCCCCGCCCTGCCGGCCCTGCGCAGCCTCCGGGCACGGCTCACCCTCGGGCTGGTGGCTCTGCTGGCGCTGAGCTGCCTCGCGGTCGGCGTGGCCACCACCGCCGCCCTCGAAGGTTTCCTGGTACGTCGGCTCGATCAGCAGCTGACCGCCATCGGCGGCCACTTCCCGGCGAGCCTGGACCCGGCCGGGGCGTCCGGCGGGAACAACGGTGGCCCCGACACCCGTGGACAGGCCGCCGGCACCTTCGGCGCCTGTGTGCTGGGCGGATCGGTGACCCGGGCCGCCGTGGTCGGCGAGCGGACCGAGACCCCGGTGCCGCTCACCGCCGCCGACCGCCGGGTGCTGGCACAGGTGCCGGCGGACGCCCGGGGCCGCAGTATCCGGCTCTCCACGCTCGCCGAGTACCGGGTGATGGGCGTCCGTGGCCCGGCCGGTGATGTGCTGATCACCGGGCTGCCGCTGCAACCCGTCGCGGACACCGTGAGCCGGCTGGAGCTGGTGGAGGCGGTGGTGTTCGGGGCCGCGCTGCTGGTCACCGGGATCGCCGGCGCGGTGTGGGTCCGGCTGTCGCTGCGCCCGCTGCGGCGGGTGGCGGCCACCGCCTCGCGGGTGGCTCAACTACCCCTGGCCGGCGGCGAGGTGGCGATGCCTCCACGCGTCCCGGACGCCGACCCCCGAACCGAGGTGGGCCGGGTCGGCGGCGCGTTCAACCGGATGCTTCAGCACGTCGAGGAGTCACTCGCCCGCAGGCTCGCCAGCGAGCAGCGGCTGCGCCGGTTCGCTGCCGACGCCAGCCATGAGTTGCGGACCCCGGTGGCCTCGATCCGCGGGCACGCGGAGCTGGCGCTGCGCAGCCGTGAGCCGGTGCCGGACGCGGTGCGGCGCGCCCTCGGCCGGGTCCGCTGCGAATCCGTGCGCATGGGTGAGCTCGTTGACGACCTGCTGCTGCTCGCCCGGCTGGACGCGGGACGCCCGCTGGCGACCGAGCCGGTGGACCTGACCCGTCTGGTCCTCGACGCGGTGAGCGACGCCCACGCCGCCGGGCCGGAAAACCGCTGGGTACTGCAGCTTCCCGAGGAGCCCGTGGTGCTCCGAGGCGATCAGCGCGGACTTCAGCAGGTGCTCACCAACCTGCTCGCGAACGCCCGCACCCATACTCCGCCGGGCACCCGGGTGACGGTAGGCCTCACCGAATGGGACCACGAGGTGGAAATCCTGGTCCAGGACGACGGGCCCGGCGTGCCGGAGAAGCTGCAGTCCGAGGTCTTCGACCGGTTCGTCCGCACCGACAACGGGCGTTCGAGGAGTGCGGGTGGCACGGGCCTGGGCTTGGCCATCACTCAGGCGGTGGCCACTGCGCACGGCGGGCGCGTCGCCCTGACCAGCCGTCCGGGCTACACCGCATTCCAGGTGTGGCTCCCCCGCGTCGAGGAACCGTAG
- a CDS encoding VOC family protein, producing MAIQRMDNVGIVVEDMDAAIAFFVELGMELEGRAEVEGLVADQCTGLDGVRCDIAMVRTPDGHSRLELAKYRSPAVISAGPRNRPHNILGTHRVMFAVDDLEDTVARLRPHGAELVGEIARFEDSYLLCYVRGPEGIIVGLAEQLR from the coding sequence ATGGCGATTCAGCGGATGGACAACGTCGGCATCGTCGTCGAGGACATGGACGCCGCCATCGCGTTCTTCGTGGAACTCGGTATGGAGCTGGAGGGCAGGGCGGAGGTCGAGGGCCTCGTCGCCGACCAGTGCACCGGACTCGACGGCGTCCGCTGTGACATCGCGATGGTCCGGACCCCGGACGGTCACAGCCGGCTCGAGCTGGCGAAGTACCGTAGCCCCGCGGTGATCAGCGCCGGGCCGCGCAACCGGCCGCACAACATTCTGGGCACGCACCGCGTCATGTTTGCCGTCGACGACCTCGAGGACACCGTTGCCCGCCTGCGCCCTCACGGCGCCGAACTCGTCGGCGAGATCGCCCGGTTCGAGGACAGCTATCTGCTCTGCTACGTCCGCGGCCCGGAGGGCATCATCGTCGGACTGGCCGAGCAACTGCGCTGA
- a CDS encoding aldehyde dehydrogenase family protein has protein sequence MIPLTTLKFAELVSDLLPADGVNVVAGLGPVVGSRLADHPDVAMIALTGSVGSGRAVARPAATPSSAGWPDRQRGPTGIKAVISLVGLYGFIVLLDTARTRRSRVSTTPVRPR, from the coding sequence GTGATCCCGCTGACCACGCTGAAATTCGCCGAGCTCGTCTCCGACCTGCTCCCGGCGGATGGCGTGAACGTGGTAGCGGGCTTGGGCCCGGTCGTCGGCTCCCGGCTGGCGGACCACCCGGATGTCGCCATGATCGCACTGACCGGTTCGGTCGGCAGCGGACGCGCAGTTGCCCGGCCGGCCGCGACACCCTCAAGCGCGGGATGGCCGGATCGCCAACGGGGGCCAACGGGGATCAAGGCGGTGATCAGCCTGGTCGGGCTGTACGGCTTCATCGTCCTGCTGGACACCGCCCGTACGCGGCGAAGCCGGGTGTCCACCACGCCTGTGCGTCCGCGGTGA
- a CDS encoding trimeric intracellular cation channel family protein, with amino-acid sequence MNTYFDPSVQHALDLVGIFVFAISGALLAVRKNFDVFGMATLAEATGLGGGLFRDVVIGSVPPAAFEDLGYFLTPLLATALVFFLHPVVERINYAVLVFDAAGLGLFCATGTLKAHQYGLSLPASVALGLATAAGGGMLRDVLANEVPQLLRWDREMYAVPAIVGAGTVALLLRTSTLNAATMSAAALLAFALRMLSLRFGWRAPRAWHRTSRRTADTSAGG; translated from the coding sequence GTGAACACGTACTTCGACCCGTCGGTGCAGCATGCTCTCGACCTCGTCGGGATCTTCGTCTTTGCCATCTCGGGGGCGCTGTTGGCCGTGCGGAAGAACTTCGACGTATTCGGCATGGCCACTCTCGCCGAGGCCACCGGTCTGGGTGGCGGCCTGTTCCGGGATGTGGTGATCGGTTCCGTGCCTCCAGCGGCCTTCGAGGATCTCGGGTACTTTCTGACGCCGTTGCTTGCCACGGCGCTCGTCTTCTTCCTCCACCCGGTGGTGGAGCGGATCAACTACGCGGTGCTGGTCTTCGACGCGGCGGGCCTCGGCCTGTTCTGCGCCACCGGAACCCTCAAAGCGCATCAGTACGGACTGTCCCTCCCCGCCTCGGTCGCGCTCGGCCTGGCCACGGCGGCGGGCGGCGGCATGCTGCGGGACGTGCTGGCCAACGAGGTGCCCCAACTGCTGCGCTGGGACAGGGAGATGTACGCCGTTCCGGCAATCGTCGGCGCCGGCACGGTTGCACTTCTGCTGCGCACCTCCACCCTGAACGCGGCCACCATGTCCGCCGCCGCCCTGCTCGCCTTCGCGCTGCGCATGCTGTCGCTGCGGTTCGGCTGGCGCGCACCCCGAGCCTGGCACCGCACCAGCCGCAGAACCGCGGACACCTCTGCCGGCGGGTGA
- a CDS encoding GlxA family transcriptional regulator, which yields MPASRLHRVAVLVLEGAKPLDVGIPAQVFTTRASMPYEVRVCGAAPGLVTGGDGLSYYVAHGLDALAWADIVFVPGYRFPGRDDPPQAVVDALVAAHDRGARLAAISTGAFALAATGLLDGKRATTHRHYARALAARHPLVQVDENVLFVDEGSVLTSAGAASGIDLCLHLLRGDLGVAASNHAARRLVAAPYRSGGQAQYVPRSVPEPLGERFAATREWALHRLGGTLTLELLARHAAVSPRTFSRRFVEDTGYTPMEWVMRARIDLARELLERSERHVEQIAADVGLGTGANLRLHFHRILGTTPSEYRRTFTRGE from the coding sequence GTGCCAGCCTCCCGCCTGCATCGCGTTGCCGTCCTTGTGCTCGAGGGTGCGAAGCCGCTCGATGTCGGAATTCCCGCGCAGGTTTTCACCACCCGCGCGAGCATGCCGTACGAGGTGCGGGTGTGCGGGGCGGCACCCGGTCTCGTGACCGGCGGCGATGGCCTGTCGTACTACGTCGCCCACGGCCTCGACGCGCTTGCGTGGGCCGACATCGTCTTCGTCCCTGGCTACCGCTTCCCGGGCCGCGACGACCCGCCACAGGCCGTCGTTGACGCGCTGGTCGCCGCCCACGATCGGGGCGCGCGGCTCGCCGCCATCTCTACGGGCGCCTTCGCGCTCGCCGCCACGGGCCTGCTCGACGGTAAGCGCGCCACGACGCACCGGCATTACGCGCGGGCGCTCGCGGCGAGGCATCCACTCGTTCAGGTCGACGAGAACGTTCTGTTCGTCGACGAGGGCAGCGTGCTGACGTCGGCCGGCGCAGCATCGGGCATCGACCTGTGCCTGCACCTCCTGCGCGGCGACCTCGGAGTGGCCGCTTCGAACCACGCGGCCCGGCGCCTGGTCGCGGCCCCCTACCGCAGCGGCGGTCAGGCGCAGTACGTGCCGCGCAGCGTGCCCGAGCCACTTGGTGAGCGGTTCGCCGCCACCCGCGAGTGGGCGCTGCACCGGCTGGGCGGGACCCTCACCCTGGAACTGCTCGCCCGGCATGCTGCGGTGTCGCCGCGCACCTTCTCGCGGCGCTTTGTCGAAGACACGGGATACACGCCGATGGAGTGGGTCATGCGCGCCCGCATCGACCTGGCCCGTGAGCTGCTCGAGCGTTCGGAGCGGCATGTCGAGCAGATCGCCGCCGACGTCGGTCTGGGCACCGGTGCCAATCTGCGGTTGCACTTCCATCGCATCCTCGGCACGACGCCGAGCGAGTATCGGCGCACCTTCACCCGGGGCGAGTAG
- a CDS encoding hemerythrin domain-containing protein, translating into MGHGGDVVAELTTDHREVDELFEQFDDAPPGGEDRKRLVDALTIELVRHSVAEEQYLYPAVREHLEGGDALADKELEDHARVERLLNDLQQREATDEDFDRLVRELRTEVTAHVEDEENDLFTQLRKGVHPYVLEELGDKIRQAKKTAPTRPHPAAPSTPPANKLLAPGLGLVDRVRDYVSGRGK; encoded by the coding sequence GTGGGACATGGCGGGGATGTGGTTGCGGAGCTGACCACCGACCACCGTGAGGTCGATGAGCTCTTCGAGCAGTTCGATGACGCTCCTCCTGGTGGTGAGGACCGTAAGCGGCTGGTGGATGCGCTGACGATCGAGCTCGTGCGGCACTCGGTCGCCGAGGAGCAGTACCTCTACCCCGCCGTGCGCGAGCACTTGGAGGGGGGCGATGCGCTGGCGGACAAGGAGCTCGAGGACCACGCCCGCGTCGAGCGGCTGCTCAACGATCTCCAGCAGCGTGAGGCCACGGACGAGGACTTCGACCGGCTGGTGCGCGAGCTGCGGACGGAGGTGACGGCGCACGTCGAGGACGAGGAGAACGATCTCTTCACCCAGCTCCGTAAGGGTGTCCACCCCTATGTGCTGGAGGAGCTGGGCGACAAGATCCGCCAGGCGAAGAAGACCGCCCCCACCCGGCCCCACCCCGCTGCCCCCAGTACGCCGCCGGCCAACAAGCTGCTCGCGCCGGGGCTGGGGCTGGTGGACCGGGTCCGTGACTACGTCAGCGGCCGCGGCAAGTGA